One part of the Pirellulales bacterium genome encodes these proteins:
- a CDS encoding sigma-54 dependent transcriptional regulator: MFADDERSLQELMRIELARMGHEVTICADGLAAAAALERQAYDCIIVDLDMPGLSGIEVVARARELSPETEAVILTGKSTLESAVAALRHGAFDYLTKPCKLSDLESLLQRVVLQRELTNKYRAVKRQLDRVNGGSQLIGDSPAMERVRQLIAKVAPSQSSVLILGETGTGKELVARALHDQSPRREQPFVAINCGALPENLIESELFGHKKGSFTGADEHRAGLFEVADNGTLFLDEIGELPRSMQAKLLRVLESREIRRVGDNTSIKVDVRVVSATHRRLDQMVAASEFREDLLFRINTFEIQLPSLRQRSGDVPQLAIHLARRFQPAVKPNEAIFTAEALDRLQSHAWPGNVRELANVIEHASILCERLPIDVEHLPERFQAMQVAPWFAKGTGPLSLREIELQAIHHSLERNDGNKPKAAEELGISLKTLYNKLNSDTHLEKSA; this comes from the coding sequence TTGTTTGCCGACGACGAACGCTCGTTGCAAGAGCTGATGCGGATCGAACTGGCGCGCATGGGGCACGAGGTGACCATCTGCGCCGATGGTTTGGCCGCGGCCGCCGCGCTCGAGCGGCAGGCGTACGACTGCATCATTGTGGACCTCGACATGCCGGGATTGTCGGGTATCGAGGTGGTCGCCCGCGCGCGGGAGCTTTCCCCCGAGACCGAGGCGGTTATCTTGACCGGCAAATCCACGCTGGAAAGCGCGGTCGCCGCGCTGCGCCACGGGGCTTTTGACTATTTGACCAAGCCGTGCAAGCTGTCCGATCTGGAGTCGCTGCTCCAGCGCGTGGTCCTGCAGCGTGAATTGACGAACAAATATCGCGCTGTCAAGCGGCAACTGGACCGCGTCAACGGCGGCTCGCAACTCATTGGTGATTCACCGGCGATGGAACGCGTGCGGCAGCTCATTGCCAAGGTCGCCCCCTCGCAAAGCAGCGTGCTGATCCTGGGGGAGACCGGGACTGGCAAGGAACTGGTCGCCCGCGCGTTGCATGATCAAAGCCCGCGCCGCGAGCAGCCGTTTGTCGCGATCAATTGTGGCGCATTGCCGGAAAACTTGATCGAAAGCGAACTGTTTGGCCATAAAAAAGGGAGTTTTACCGGCGCGGATGAACACCGCGCGGGACTTTTTGAAGTGGCCGACAATGGCACGCTGTTTTTGGACGAGATTGGCGAATTGCCCCGTTCGATGCAGGCCAAGCTGCTGCGGGTGCTGGAATCGCGGGAAATCCGCCGCGTGGGGGACAATACCAGCATCAAAGTGGACGTGCGGGTGGTTAGCGCGACGCATCGGCGGTTGGATCAAATGGTGGCCGCCAGCGAATTTCGCGAAGACTTGCTGTTTCGAATCAATACGTTCGAGATCCAGCTTCCCAGCCTGCGGCAACGGTCTGGGGATGTGCCGCAACTGGCGATTCACTTGGCCCGCAGATTTCAACCGGCGGTCAAACCAAATGAGGCAATCTTTACCGCCGAGGCCCTGGACCGATTGCAATCCCATGCCTGGCCGGGCAATGTGCGCGAACTGGCGAATGTGATTGAGCACGCGTCAATCCTATGCGAGCGGCTGCCGATCGATGTGGAACATTTGCCCGAACGCTTTCAGGCAATGCAGGTGGCACCGTGGTTTGCCAAAGGGACCGGCCCCCTCTCGTTGCGCGAGATTGAGTTGCAGGCGATTCATCACTCACTAGAGCGAAATGACGGCAACAAGCCCAAAGCCGCCGAGGAGCTGGGGATC
- a CDS encoding HAMP domain-containing sensor histidine kinase, with the protein MGPIRNKLLTGLGLLLVMLGALAASGLSGVYSYRELVKNLRNRADELPLASQLARKISDLRVIVAGISQQYLIEQPPVGEGHSGWVSEEFQEKWANKQFQESLQSARQTLAEYSTVVEHREATAVLLQNDFERTTAAQLQTQLQALAQLTAQPDWLRDATIKSNIRERLEYLQSQAEALPGHLHYQLGSLADTVRSDYHMWLGVNWLSTAAACGLLAAFLYLFYRWVFRPLSILVAGSRRVAAGDFQHRIQLHTRDEMAELAEALNHMTARFQEIRDDLDRQVQERTKQVVRGEQLASVGFLAAGVAHEINNPLASIAMCAESLEGRIRDILPENPTEAASDSPASPMASSAVKANEHESARAAAESPVILQYLRMIQTEAFRCKEITEKLLDFSRLGNARPQMTDLRQLVQGVVQMVKHLGKYQDRQIEILPHSPAEPVHCCVVVPEIKQVVLNLITNALDCTSSGGKLTIEVRALGGPRLPTQVKLIFTDDGCGMTEEVQRHLFEPFFTRKRQGQGTGLGLSISYRIVTDHGGTLDAASPGPGLGSRFTVTLPVANKNTPQGSASLQESSHRHQAA; encoded by the coding sequence ATGGGTCCTATTCGCAATAAACTACTGACGGGTCTAGGCCTGCTCCTGGTCATGCTGGGTGCTTTGGCGGCGAGCGGCTTATCGGGGGTCTATTCTTATCGAGAATTGGTCAAAAATCTGCGCAATCGGGCGGACGAGCTTCCCCTGGCTAGCCAGTTGGCTCGCAAAATCAGCGACTTGCGCGTCATCGTGGCGGGAATTTCCCAGCAGTACCTGATTGAGCAGCCTCCCGTGGGAGAAGGGCACAGCGGCTGGGTGTCCGAGGAATTTCAGGAAAAGTGGGCGAACAAGCAATTTCAAGAAAGCTTGCAATCCGCCAGGCAGACCCTGGCTGAATATTCCACGGTTGTCGAACATCGCGAGGCAACGGCCGTGCTATTGCAAAATGACTTTGAGCGAACAACCGCCGCGCAGTTGCAAACACAACTGCAGGCCCTGGCCCAATTGACCGCGCAACCCGACTGGCTGCGGGATGCCACGATCAAGAGCAACATTCGGGAACGGCTGGAGTACTTGCAATCGCAGGCGGAAGCCCTTCCTGGTCATTTGCACTACCAACTTGGTTCCTTGGCGGATACCGTGCGCAGCGACTATCACATGTGGCTGGGGGTGAATTGGCTTTCCACCGCGGCCGCCTGCGGATTATTGGCGGCGTTTTTGTATTTGTTTTATCGCTGGGTGTTTCGTCCGTTGTCAATCTTGGTGGCTGGATCACGAAGGGTCGCGGCCGGAGATTTTCAACATCGAATTCAACTGCACACACGGGATGAAATGGCCGAACTGGCCGAGGCGCTCAACCACATGACCGCGCGGTTTCAGGAAATTCGCGACGATCTGGATCGCCAGGTGCAAGAGCGCACCAAACAAGTCGTCCGGGGAGAGCAACTGGCCAGCGTCGGCTTTTTGGCGGCCGGAGTCGCGCACGAGATTAATAATCCGTTGGCTAGCATAGCCATGTGCGCCGAATCACTGGAGGGGCGAATTCGCGATATTTTGCCGGAAAACCCCACGGAGGCAGCCAGCGACAGCCCCGCGTCGCCGATGGCGTCCTCCGCGGTTAAGGCGAATGAACATGAATCGGCGCGCGCCGCGGCGGAGTCGCCGGTGATCCTGCAATATTTGCGGATGATTCAGACCGAGGCTTTTCGTTGTAAGGAAATTACCGAAAAGCTGTTGGATTTTTCCCGCTTGGGCAATGCCCGCCCCCAGATGACCGATCTGCGGCAATTGGTCCAGGGGGTGGTGCAAATGGTCAAGCACCTGGGGAAGTACCAGGATCGCCAGATCGAGATCTTGCCCCACTCTCCCGCCGAGCCGGTCCATTGCTGCGTGGTCGTCCCGGAAATCAAGCAAGTCGTCTTGAATTTAATCACCAACGCGCTCGATTGCACCAGTAGCGGAGGCAAGCTAACGATCGAAGTTCGGGCGTTGGGGGGGCCGCGCCTGCCCACGCAGGTGAAGTTGATTTTTACCGATGACGGCTGCGGCATGACCGAGGAAGTGCAGCGGCACCTGTTTGAGCCGTTTTTTACCCGCAAGCGGCAAGGACAGGGAACGGGATTGGGATTGTCGATAAGCTACCGAATTGTTACAGATCACGGCGGCACGTTGGATGCCGCAAGTCCGGGTCCGGGTCTAGGTTCCCGATTCACGGTAACCCTGCCCGTAGCGAACAAAAACACGCCGCAGGGGAGCGCGTCGTTACAGGAGAGCAGCCATCGCCACCAAGCCGCGTAA
- a CDS encoding sugar phosphate isomerase/epimerase family protein: MKYAICNETFHDRTLAAGLEYAKACGYTGIEIAPFTLATYATEITPSRRAEVRQLINDQGLEVVGLHWLLAKTEGFHLTTPDQTVQNRTAEYLIELTRLCRDLGGGIMVLGSPQQRNLAAGMNHEQGMDLAAQCLEKVLPTLAECQVTLAIEPLGPSEGNFLNTASAGVELIERLNSSWVGLHLDVKAMASEETPIAEIIRGNARYLKHFHANDPNKQGPGFGKVDFVPIIDALREIRYDGWVSVEVFDYTPGVERLARQSLEYLQKCARAGNASQP; this comes from the coding sequence ATGAAGTACGCGATCTGCAACGAGACCTTTCATGACCGCACATTGGCCGCCGGCCTGGAATACGCAAAGGCCTGCGGATACACCGGGATAGAAATTGCCCCATTTACCTTGGCCACCTACGCCACCGAGATTACCCCCTCCCGCAGAGCCGAAGTTCGCCAACTTATCAACGATCAGGGCTTGGAAGTCGTGGGCCTGCACTGGCTATTAGCCAAGACCGAGGGATTTCACCTGACCACGCCGGATCAAACCGTGCAGAACCGCACTGCGGAGTATCTGATAGAGTTGACGCGGCTGTGCCGGGACCTGGGAGGGGGAATCATGGTCCTAGGATCGCCGCAGCAACGAAATCTGGCGGCGGGTATGAACCACGAGCAGGGAATGGACCTGGCCGCGCAATGCCTAGAAAAGGTCTTGCCCACGTTGGCGGAATGCCAAGTCACTCTGGCGATCGAGCCACTCGGCCCCAGTGAAGGAAACTTTCTAAATACCGCCAGCGCGGGTGTGGAATTAATTGAACGGCTGAATTCTTCCTGGGTGGGATTGCATTTGGATGTGAAGGCAATGGCCAGCGAAGAAACGCCCATTGCCGAGATCATTCGAGGCAATGCCCGTTATCTAAAACACTTTCACGCCAATGATCCGAACAAACAAGGCCCCGGTTTTGGCAAAGTCGATTTTGTGCCGATCATCGATGCGTTGCGCGAGATCCGCTACGACGGTTGGGTGTCAGTGGAGGTCTTTGACTATACGCCCGGAGTGGAACGGCTAGCCCGGCAAAGCCTGGAATACTTGCAAAAGTGCGCTCGCGCGGGAAATGCGAGCCAACCATGA